The Synergistaceae bacterium region TGAAGGGGTAATTTATAGGCCGGTCATTTGCGTAGAAGCAGAATCAGAGACAAAGTAATTTACTCATAAAAATTTATATGCTCCGTCATTCTCGGCGGAGTATTTTTTTTTTGTGCTATGTGAGTGAATATGCTAAAATTTTTTGTAAATAATCTCAAGAAAGGACTTGACAAAGTAAATGTTAGTCAGTAAAATCGGTTGTCGGTTGTCGGTTGTCGTAATGTTTGCGCTCTAATAAAAAAATTCTCACCCTCCAAATTTCATAACACTGCGGAGGCTGCCTCATGAGAAAGATAGACGTTGAGGAGCTGAAGCAAAACCAGCTTGAAATACTTGATGTTGTTGCTAAATTCTGCGAAGATAATCAAATAAATTACTGGATCGATGCCGGAACTCTCTTAGGCGCGATAAGGCATAAAGGCTTTATTCCTTGGGACGATGATATTGACGTGGGAATGCTGCGGCCTGATTATGATAAATTCATGAAACTCTTTAACGAGAAGAATACGCGCTATAAATTTCACTGCATAGAGAATGACCCGGAATTTTTTGTCCCTTTCGGAAAAGTTTTAGATAATGAGACTCTCTTATATGAACCTGACGAACGAGGATTTAAACTTGCGATTAACATAGATATATTTGTATATGACAATGCCCCCGACGATGATAATATCGTTAAAGAAATGTATGACCGCAGGGACTCTTTACGCAAAAACGGATCTCGGCGGATGTATCCCATTTTCATGAATAAGCCGAACGGGAATATATTGCGCAGGTGTCTTGTTTACTTATTGCGGGCTGTATATAGAGTCTTCCCGAAATATTATTTTGTGCATAAAATGATCGAGAACTCAAAACGTTTTGTAAATCAAGATACAAAGCGAGTCGGAAATTTTACGAGTTATACGCGCATGGCCTGCGATAAAAGAGTCTTTAATGAATTTATTGACGTGGAATTTGAAGGCAGAAAATTTAAAGCTCCCGTCGGTTATGACGAATGGCTGCGAGCTTTTTACGGCGATTATATGCAGCTGCCACCGATTGAAAAACGAGTCAGCACTCACTCTTTTATAGCTTACAAAAATTAGGAGTAATTTATCATGAGAATCAAAAATGTTATTGAAGAAA contains the following coding sequences:
- a CDS encoding LicD family protein, which gives rise to MRKIDVEELKQNQLEILDVVAKFCEDNQINYWIDAGTLLGAIRHKGFIPWDDDIDVGMLRPDYDKFMKLFNEKNTRYKFHCIENDPEFFVPFGKVLDNETLLYEPDERGFKLAINIDIFVYDNAPDDDNIVKEMYDRRDSLRKNGSRRMYPIFMNKPNGNILRRCLVYLLRAVYRVFPKYYFVHKMIENSKRFVNQDTKRVGNFTSYTRMACDKRVFNEFIDVEFEGRKFKAPVGYDEWLRAFYGDYMQLPPIEKRVSTHSFIAYKN